Proteins encoded in a region of the Paucibacter sediminis genome:
- a CDS encoding DUF2189 domain-containing protein produces the protein MASDDHPDPSAEEASTLSIGLNTLGWSAPLQWLRLGWRDFCRQPAIGLFYGLCFMAMGWGLFKVYEHAPAYTLALSAGFLLMGPFLCMGLYQVSMRLERGEPPGFIDSLAAWHTRTGQMAIFGGVLLILEMIWARASLVIFAVSFDGMPDLSGSLTKLIDPENLGFIVTYLCVGALFAGLIYAVSVISVPMILDKQVDAVTAGLVSMRLVLTQTGVMLLWGALITVLVVLAMLPWFAGLLVVGPVLGHASWHAYRAAVAH, from the coding sequence ATGGCCAGCGACGACCACCCCGACCCATCCGCCGAAGAAGCGTCCACGCTCAGCATCGGCCTGAACACCCTGGGCTGGAGCGCCCCCCTGCAATGGTTGCGCCTGGGCTGGCGCGACTTCTGCCGTCAGCCCGCCATCGGTCTGTTCTATGGGCTGTGCTTCATGGCGATGGGCTGGGGGCTGTTCAAGGTTTACGAGCACGCGCCCGCCTACACGCTGGCCCTGTCGGCCGGTTTTCTGCTGATGGGCCCGTTCCTGTGCATGGGGCTGTACCAGGTCAGCATGCGGCTGGAGCGCGGCGAGCCGCCGGGCTTCATCGATTCGCTCGCCGCCTGGCACACGCGCACCGGCCAGATGGCCATCTTTGGCGGCGTGCTGCTGATCCTCGAGATGATCTGGGCACGCGCCTCGCTGGTGATCTTTGCGGTGAGCTTTGATGGCATGCCCGACCTCTCGGGCTCGCTCACCAAGCTGATCGACCCCGAGAACCTCGGCTTCATCGTCACCTATCTTTGCGTGGGCGCCCTGTTCGCGGGGCTGATCTACGCGGTCAGCGTGATTTCGGTGCCGATGATTCTCGACAAGCAGGTGGACGCGGTCACCGCGGGCCTGGTCAGCATGCGCCTGGTGCTGACGCAGACCGGCGTGATGCTGCTCTGGGGCGCCCTCATCACGGTGCTGGTGGTACTGGCCATGCTGCCCTGGTTTGCCGGCCTGCTGGTGGTGGGGCCGGTGCTGGGGCACGCCAGCTGGCACGCCTACCGCGCGGCCGTCGCGCACTGA
- a CDS encoding TolB family protein — MKLQLGLAGRAAMLAAWLGAGVAVAAPLAAPDDLLFMSNRSNSVFELYRMSASGEQVQRVLPERGEASEMSWSPDGSKVLYSKARPGEMLNIYLTELATGTTRQLTKDELPCTQPSWSPDGRTIAFVASRGGARKIYLMDADGGRQRRLTESAADDETAPRFAPTGDKIAYLASNPESAPRVAVADLKSGKSGIVSTNKERAMETPPVWSPDGGRLLFSFMKGQSSHVIAMAADGSARVQLTKADGRHGQAQWSGDGKHILFLTIPPGSARPLLQLMNADGSEARQLHGGVNDVMDARWSADSQRIFFVEQLPSGGKIFVLDLASGAIKRLSGSEGFDVGIQVYAGRPSAQLASLK; from the coding sequence ATGAAGCTACAACTCGGATTGGCAGGGCGTGCGGCGATGCTGGCCGCCTGGCTTGGGGCCGGGGTGGCCGTCGCGGCGCCGCTGGCGGCGCCCGACGACTTGCTGTTCATGTCGAACCGCAGCAACAGCGTGTTCGAGCTGTACCGGATGTCGGCCAGCGGCGAGCAGGTGCAGCGCGTGCTGCCGGAGCGCGGCGAGGCGAGCGAGATGTCCTGGTCGCCGGATGGCAGCAAGGTGCTCTACAGCAAGGCCAGGCCCGGCGAGATGCTCAACATCTACCTGACCGAATTGGCCACCGGCACGACCCGCCAGCTCACAAAGGACGAGCTGCCATGTACGCAGCCGAGCTGGTCTCCCGATGGCCGCACGATTGCCTTCGTGGCCTCGCGCGGTGGCGCACGCAAGATCTATCTGATGGATGCCGATGGCGGGCGGCAGCGCCGGCTCACCGAATCCGCCGCCGACGATGAGACGGCGCCACGTTTCGCGCCCACCGGCGACAAGATCGCCTACCTGGCCAGCAACCCGGAGTCCGCGCCGCGGGTGGCGGTGGCGGACCTGAAGTCGGGCAAGTCCGGCATCGTCAGCACCAACAAGGAGCGCGCGATGGAGACGCCGCCGGTCTGGTCGCCCGATGGCGGACGGCTGCTTTTCAGCTTCATGAAGGGCCAGTCCTCGCATGTGATCGCGATGGCCGCCGATGGCAGCGCGCGCGTGCAACTCACCAAGGCGGACGGCCGCCACGGGCAGGCGCAATGGTCCGGCGATGGCAAGCACATCCTGTTCCTGACCATCCCGCCAGGATCGGCGCGGCCGCTGCTGCAGCTCATGAATGCTGATGGCAGCGAAGCGCGACAGCTGCATGGCGGCGTGAATGATGTGATGGATGCGCGCTGGTCCGCGGACAGCCAGCGCATATTTTTCGTCGAGCAACTGCCCAGCGGCGGCAAGATTTTTGTACTTGATCTCGCCAGCGGCGCCATCAAGCGCCTGTCCGGCAGCGAGGGCTTCGACGTCGGTATCCAGGTCTACGCCGGCCGACCGTCAGCCCAGCTTGCCAGCCTCAAATAG
- a CDS encoding dockerin type I domain-containing protein, producing MQTMSRRQPSAPRLCLLSAMMALATLPGSALAASKTYTLNADFSLGTIENLNFVVVPNQLQVNLIGVGSKYIFVANHNEDSVSKFDTTDQLDPVTHNVVAPGKEVARYKTYAGAPMTSAGGHPSRIAIDVDGNAYVLNRMDGFGSPPYLVKILVDSAIDRNGNGVIDTSGESNGTPGIQAAEMMAMASNTNAGILDERVAWTAPIGTGTSFGRSVCIAPDGKLWVGIWNQARYYRVDPANGATLPIGPGALPYVQLSGWNPYGCTVDKNGILWSATIGSGVGGVGRVDTNTGASGQIASPYHPYNYGIAQGNGKIYQAPYAGGYGWAAYDPVANSWARSPHSYSGAGIAVDGEGNILSTDYSGIRKYRPDGTLLWAKSEGGQTYGVMVDGNNDVWVMNTSTYRTTKYRGTDGTLVGFLPTGAYPYVYTDGSGLTTKNTTVNKLGTWTVVYDSGASGTEWGKINWTDSVPTGASVDVVARASDNPAALDLQPYQPVVKNTNFTASGRYVQVRTRLQMNASNETPVLYDLTVNSKLLVCDVDGDGDVDSGDIALIQAGIGSTPTANDPRDANGDGKITVNDARTCALKCTRPNCAK from the coding sequence ATGCAAACCATGTCACGGCGTCAGCCGAGCGCCCCGCGGCTGTGCCTCTTGAGCGCCATGATGGCGCTGGCCACGCTGCCAGGCAGCGCCTTGGCGGCCAGCAAGACCTACACGCTGAACGCCGACTTCTCGCTGGGCACGATAGAAAATCTCAACTTCGTCGTGGTGCCAAACCAGCTGCAGGTCAATCTGATCGGCGTGGGCTCCAAGTACATCTTCGTCGCCAACCACAACGAAGACTCGGTGTCCAAGTTCGACACCACCGATCAGCTCGACCCGGTCACCCACAATGTGGTGGCCCCGGGCAAGGAGGTGGCGCGCTACAAAACCTATGCTGGCGCCCCGATGACTAGCGCCGGCGGCCATCCTTCGCGCATTGCCATCGACGTCGACGGTAACGCCTATGTGCTGAATCGCATGGATGGCTTTGGCTCCCCCCCTTATCTGGTGAAGATCCTGGTCGATTCGGCGATCGACCGTAACGGCAATGGCGTGATCGATACCTCCGGCGAAAGCAATGGCACACCGGGTATCCAGGCCGCAGAGATGATGGCCATGGCCTCGAACACGAATGCCGGCATTCTGGACGAGCGCGTGGCCTGGACGGCGCCGATTGGCACCGGTACCTCGTTCGGTCGCTCGGTCTGCATTGCCCCCGATGGCAAGCTGTGGGTGGGGATCTGGAATCAGGCACGCTATTACCGCGTCGATCCGGCCAACGGTGCGACGCTGCCGATCGGGCCCGGCGCGCTGCCGTATGTACAGCTGTCCGGTTGGAATCCCTACGGTTGCACCGTCGACAAGAACGGCATTCTCTGGAGTGCCACGATAGGCTCGGGCGTGGGCGGCGTGGGCCGGGTGGATACCAACACCGGGGCCTCTGGCCAGATCGCCAGCCCCTACCACCCCTACAACTACGGCATCGCGCAGGGCAATGGCAAGATCTACCAGGCACCTTATGCGGGTGGCTATGGTTGGGCCGCCTATGACCCGGTGGCCAACAGCTGGGCACGCAGCCCCCACAGCTATAGCGGCGCCGGCATTGCCGTCGACGGCGAGGGCAATATCCTGTCCACCGACTACTCAGGCATCCGCAAGTACAGGCCCGATGGCACCCTTCTCTGGGCCAAGAGCGAGGGTGGACAGACCTATGGCGTGATGGTGGACGGCAACAACGATGTCTGGGTGATGAATACCAGTACCTACCGCACCACCAAGTACCGCGGCACGGACGGCACGCTGGTCGGCTTCCTGCCGACGGGGGCATATCCGTATGTGTACACCGATGGTTCCGGCCTCACCACCAAGAACACAACGGTGAACAAGCTGGGTACCTGGACGGTGGTGTACGACAGCGGCGCCAGTGGCACCGAATGGGGCAAGATCAACTGGACCGACAGCGTGCCCACCGGCGCCAGCGTCGATGTGGTGGCGCGGGCTTCCGACAACCCGGCGGCGCTCGATCTGCAGCCCTATCAGCCGGTGGTCAAGAACACCAACTTCACCGCCAGCGGCCGCTACGTACAGGTGCGCACGCGTCTGCAGATGAACGCCAGCAACGAAACCCCGGTGCTCTATGACTTGACGGTCAACAGCAAGCTGCTGGTTTGCGACGTCGATGGTGACGGTGATGTGGACTCCGGCGACATCGCCTTGATCCAGGCCGGCATCGGCAGCACGCCGACCGCCAACGACCCGCGCGACGCCAACGGCGACGGCAAGATCACCGTCAACGATGCACGGACCTGCGCGCTCAAGTGCACGCGGCCTAACTGCGCCAAGTAA
- a CDS encoding cohesin domain-containing protein — protein sequence MKKLIASLGLAAAALCGVAPANATIVVSFDPAAMTVGNSASFSVNVNISGLASDFVSGYDLHLLYDASLLSYVGVVFNTDQLGDLWGSGSLVLDTPAPGNIDLFATSFSSNADLDTNQLNSFTLMTLSFMSDASNTGSSLLRFGPSPDYDRNITGAVDADGFAQSLDVQFGQACINVDPTGAEGRCVRVIPEPSSYGLLALAFMGAYAAPAVLRRRRKEI from the coding sequence ATGAAAAAACTGATTGCAAGTTTGGGACTGGCGGCGGCTGCCTTGTGCGGTGTAGCGCCAGCGAACGCGACCATCGTGGTCAGCTTTGATCCGGCCGCAATGACCGTGGGCAACAGCGCCAGCTTCTCGGTCAATGTGAACATCAGCGGGCTCGCCAGCGATTTCGTGTCGGGCTACGACCTGCATCTGCTCTATGACGCGTCGCTGCTGAGCTATGTTGGCGTGGTATTCAACACCGATCAATTGGGCGACTTGTGGGGGTCAGGCTCCCTCGTCTTGGATACGCCGGCCCCAGGCAACATTGACCTGTTCGCGACCTCGTTCTCATCGAACGCGGATCTGGACACCAACCAACTCAACAGCTTCACCCTGATGACGTTGAGCTTCATGTCCGATGCGAGCAATACCGGTAGCAGCCTGCTGCGCTTTGGCCCGAGCCCGGACTATGACCGCAACATCACCGGTGCGGTCGATGCCGACGGCTTTGCGCAATCGCTGGACGTCCAGTTCGGGCAGGCCTGCATCAATGTCGACCCGACCGGTGCTGAAGGGCGCTGCGTGCGCGTGATTCCGGAGCCCTCCAGCTACGGCTTGCTGGCCCTGGCCTTCATGGGCGCCTATGCCGCCCCAGCGGTACTGCGCAGACGGCGCAAGGAGATTTGA